In Palaemon carinicauda isolate YSFRI2023 chromosome 21, ASM3689809v2, whole genome shotgun sequence, the following proteins share a genomic window:
- the LOC137615062 gene encoding paramyosin-like, which yields MAGLPEHQEFLDNLWRFLNQMWQKEFPSPQLLGDFRRRSVVDGIVSLKKQLENLAEENDALQKQLLEMQVQKSCNQSPNKQSLQPPEFRRLLQKHIEENIKLHENIITLRAENTALIQEIRDLKNQLEKHQEMARFSKKKEDNEHHLEELLRKLEDRERLEIAALNHKVDMLKEKIEAIQMPSVPFMQAAEIQTLITGVQIEIGKMREELRILKKAGETNDEKQDRRQAQQLDDYEKQIEELKIELRERSLQRAALIGQENILKEKVQRIEDNNGELVIQIADLQAQLLDKEREVSELNKDESRMRSVAEKCIEEKDGLI from the coding sequence ATGGCAGGATTACCGGAGCATCAAGAATTCCTAGATAATCTGTGGAGGTTTCTGAACCAGATGTGGCAGAAGGAATTTCCTTCCCCGCAGTTGCTAGGAGACTTCAGGCGGAGATCAGTTGTTGATGGCATAGTTTCTTTGAAGAAGCAATTGGAAAATCTGGCAGAAGAAAATGATGCTTTGCAAAAGCAGCTTTTGGAAATGCAAGTGCAAAAATCATGCAACCAGTCCCCGAACAAGCAATCTCTCCAGCCTCCTGAATTCAGACGACTGCTCCAGAAACACATTGAGGAAAACATCAAACTTCATGAGAACATCATAACTCTGAGAGCGGAAAATACTGCCCTCATCCAAGAGATTCGGGATTTGAAGAATCAACTGGAAAAGCATCAAGAAATGGCTCGCTTCAGCAAGAAGAAAGAAGACAATGAGCATCATCTCGAGGAGTTATTGAGGAAACTTGAAGATAGAGAGAGGTTGGAAATAGCGGCATTGAACCATAAAGTGGATATGCTGAAAGAAAAGATAGAAGCGATCCAGATGCCCAGTGTCCCCTTCATGCAAGCAGCAGAGATTCAAACACTGATAACAGGTGTTCAAATTGAAATTGGGAAGATGAGAGAAGAACTCAGAATTCTGAAGAAAGCTGGTGAAACAAATGATGAAAAACAGGATCGGCGTCAGGCTCAGCAGTTAGATGATTACGAGAAACAGATTGAGGAGTTGAAAATCGAACTGAGGGAACGTAGTCTACAGAGAGCAGCCCTGATTGGTCAAGAAAACATCTTGAAGGAAAAGGTGCAACGGATTGAAGACAATAACGGAGAATTAGTCATCCAGATTGCCGATCTGCAAGCACAGCTGTTAGATAAGGAACGAGAAGTTTCTGAACTGAACAAAGATGAAAGCAGAATGAGGAGCGTTGCTGAAAAATGCATAGAAGAAAAAGATGGCCTCATCTAA
- the LOC137615061 gene encoding myosin heavy chain, clone 203-like gives MNTQIENLNEKVQLMEKTNDELGIQITLLQTQLMDKERQVHELKEERNRQESNAEKEIRNLKDRVDELMKENQDLEKQYELGCTGEINHLREKIIQLKMENEILNKIKIDKLNENAKLEGVIEEKNNKISRQKWKIDDLRAEIRHLRNKGHKRTTKEVELQGDGLHRQIETPKLDKNLQEEFAKENPSQEQANLSESEAEEEREVSEDIHNVEDTQKNWKQRIAGRLGKGLHLHQKTEPAGKEEWTE, from the coding sequence ATGAACACTCAAATAGAAAACTTGAACGAAAAAGTACAGCTGATGGAGAAGACTAACGATGAATTGGGCATCCAGATTACCCTTCTGCAAACACAGCTTATGGATAAGGAAAGGCAAGTTCATGAGTTGAAGGAAGAAAGGAACAGACAGGAGAGTAATGCAGAAAAAGAAATCAGGAACCTGAAAGATCGTGTGGACGAACTAATGAAAGAAAATCAAGATCTTGAGAAGCAGTACGAATTAGGCTGCACTGGAGAGATAAATCACCTGAGAGAAAAAATCATACAGCTTAAAATGGAAAATGAGATTCTTAATAAGATAAAGATTGACAAATTAAATGAAAACGCGAAGCTAGAAGGTGTAATAGAAGAGAAGAATAATAAGATAAGCCGTCAGAAGTGGAAGATTGATGACCTTAGAGCAGAAATAAGACATCTTAGGAATAAAGGCCACAAAAGGACAACCAAGGAAGTGGAACTGCAGGGTGATGGGCTGCATCGCCAGATAGAAACTCCCAAATTGGACAAGAATCTTCAGGAGGAATTCGCCAAGGAGAACCCCTCACAAGAACAGGCAAATCTGTCGGAAAGtgaagcagaagaagaaagagaagtgaGTGAAGATATCCATAATGTGGAGGACACTCAGAAAAACTGGAAGCAGAGAATTGCCGGAAGACTGGGAAAGGGTCTGCATTTGCACCAGAAAACAGAACCCGCTGGAAAAGAGGAGTGGACTGAATAA